The genome window tcattaagtgtgatgttagctgtaggtttcttgtacatttcctttaccaagttgaagaagttcccttctataacctagtttgctaagagttttttatCAGGAATAGATgctagattttgtcaaatgcctttttatcttttgagatgatcatatagttttgtttttttaattgttaatatggtgaattatattgattgatttttgaatgttaaccTATCTTGtagttttgcaaaaaaaaaaaaaaaaaaaacccacttggTCGTAatgtattgttctttttttatattgttgggtttgatttgctaaaattttgttaagaattttttatcTGTGTTCATGAGTgatattggtatgtagttttcttttcctgtaatgtcTTTGCtagttttggaatcagggtaatgctgacctcataaagTGAGTTGGAAAATACTCCCTTctcatttttctggaaaaatttgtgtagaattgatattatttcttgtttaatgTCAGAATTCCTCAGTAAGGCTATCTGGACCTGGAGTTTTCTGTGTGAGAAGCATTttatctataaattttatttctttaatagttataggactattttttgtttgtttgcttgcttcttgctttttgggttttttggcaaCTGTCCTGTCTGGgcatccaaacccatgaccttgttgttataaggctgcactctgaccaactgagctaactggacagcccctaGGACTGctcttgagtgagctttggtagttAGGCCTTTtgaggaatttgtccatttcatctaaattatctAATTTACTGGCATAACTTTTTCATAATATTCCCTAATTATGCTTTTAATGTTTgtagaatctgtagtgatgttACCTCTCTCGTTCTTGATGTTGGCAGTTTGTGTATTCTTTGTCTTCTACTTGTTCAGTATAACTAgcatttaatctattttattgatcttctcaaaaaaccaactttgatttcattgatttttctcaactatttttctgttgtctgtttttgttgatttctgctctactttttatttccttctgcttACTTCAGGTTCAAGTTGTTCTTTTTCTGGTTCCTTAAGGTTGAAGctgtgatctttcttctttaCTAATATAGGTACTCTCATGCACAATGAAAATGttgcaagaataaataaataaataaataatataggcACTTTTATACTATCaatttccctctaagtactgctttcaaattttgatatatttattttcattttccctctGTTCAAAATACTCACTCATTTCCctgttgatttcttctttgacccatggattgtttagaagtgtgttatttagtTTACAAATATTGAGGGTTTTCCTGATATGTAATTAATTATCTTGTAGTCAGAAAGCATAAAAGTGACTCGaatcctttaaattttatttgcgTTGTTTCTTGGTTCAGGATTTGGtttatcttggtaaatgtttcaCATGTACTTGagcagaatgtatattctgctgttggatggagtgttttataaatgtcaggAAGGTCAAATTGGTTGATactgttgttcaagtcttctatatcctcattgattttctgtctacttgttctacCAATTATTGACAGAGTGGTTTTGAAATCTCTTactgtaattgtggatttgttcatgtctcttttttaaacagctttattgagacaaTTTCACATACTGTATAGTTCATCCACTTAAAGAGTATAGCTCAAGGTTTTTTAGTATAGTTGTGACTAcagggttgtgcaaccatcatcactgtTTAATTTTAGAAGATTTTAGTCCTCTCAAAAGAGTCCTCTGTTGAATGTTCATTCCTAACACAGAGAACTGACAAAcgtttgaggtaatggatatattAAGTAgactgatatgatcattgcacatagTATGAGGGTACCCAATTATCATATTgtactacataaatatatacaattttcatgggtcaattaagaaagatagagagagaaaaaagaaacctcataaCCATTCCTCCATTCACTAACACCCCAGCCCTAAACAACCactatctactttctgtctctatagatttgcttattAGACttgtataatatgtggtctttagTGATTGGCTTCTTGCCTAGCCTAATGTCTTCAatattcatccatgctgtagcacgTAGCATCAGAACCgcattcctttttattgacaaataagattccattgtatggaaatactacattttattcatccattcaacagttgatgggcatttggattgtttccactttttggctattatgaataatgcttctgtgaacattggtgtatacaagtttttatgttgttgtatgtctttttatttttcttgggtatttACCTACGAGTGGAATTACTAGATCATATTATagctctatgtttaactttttgaggaactgccgaattgttttccaaagatgctgcactattttatattcccattacGAATGTATGAggattctaatttctccatatccttgtcaatgtttgttattgtctttattattatagccattctagtgggttcACTGGGTTTATGattcatattttccttattaCTAATGATGTtgtacatcttttcatgtgcttattggccatttgtatatcttttttgttttatatatatatatatatatatatatatatatatatgatttacataatataaatttttttttttttttttttggctggccagtacagagatcaaaccctggaccttggtgttatcagcactacgctctaaccatctgagctaacctgccagtcctatatatcttttttggataaatgtctattcagaacCTTTGCCATTTTTCAgttgggttatttttctttttattatcaagttataactatttatattatatatatatatatatattctagacaCCTTATGAGATATATAGTTAgcaaatatattctctcattctgtgcattttctcatcacttttttttttttttttttaagatgaccagtaaggggatcttaacccttgacttggtgttatcagcaccacagtctcccaagtaagccacgggccagcccttctcATCACTTTATTGATAGTACCATTAGACAGGGTGGGCAGTCTGAGGAATTACCCATTGAGCCAGGATCTGAATGAATTGAAGGAGCAAGCTATCGGAATTTGTGGGAGAGGATTATTCCAGACAGAGGTTTGATGTATTGAATCATCTTTTCCAAGCTCTCCCTCTATATTCCCCCTTTCATTAAGTCCCTCTTCTAGCCCATACTATAAGTCCACCATTTATAAGGCTGAGCCCAGAGTCCTCTAAACTATTGTGCAGGTTGTATACTGCACACAATCTAGGGGACACTGTTATATTTCTTATGACAGTTTTCCAGTAGATGGCAGTAGTAAAGTTCATGAGGACAAGGTGGgtttttctaatttgcacaaagatagaaatttctcatttgcatttagtctcatgtcttctttatccctttttccttttctgatacATCAAGGTCCTTTTCTGTCTGGGCCCCAACCTTATCCTctaagctttattttctttttctctttctttctttcaaatatttagaatttataCAAGAATTATAGTTATTGCACAAAAAACTCCCCTATAACCTTAGCTTTAGGTCACCCATTGTTGACATTTGCCCACATGTGCTTTATCACTTCCTCCCTCTCTGTATGGATACTTGTTCTCTCCTCAGCCATGTGAGAATTAGTTGCAGACATCCTGCTCTTTACCGCTAAATATTTTGAAGTGTGTCTCCTTCAAACaacaacttttttgttgtttgttttacataACCACAGTATACTTACCAAATttaggaaatttaacattgattcAGTACTTTTATCAGTTATGTAGTACACATTCAAATTTTGTCAGTTGTCCCAGTGATGTCTTATAcatcatattttttatatatgctaTTTTTACACGCTTCATCAGGGTCCAGTCTAGGATCACACTTGCCTTTGCCTTTATGCATTGTCATATCTCCTTACTCATCTTTAATTTGAAAAAGTTCTTCAGCCTTTGTCTTTCACACcattgatatttttgaaagaatgcAGGCCAGTTGTTTTGTAGAACATTTGTCAAGCTGGGTTTGTCTGGTGTTTTCTTATTAGATTCAGGCTATATGTTTTTGGGCAGGAGTACCACAGAAGTGATGTCGTGTCTTTCTCAGTGCTGTACATCCAGAGGCACCGGTATCAGTCGTTCCACTGCTGGTGATATTGGTCCTCTAAGCACTCTGTGTTGAAATGTTCTTGTAGTCATATGAACTCTGGCATGTATGTACTTGGACTCTGACTGTAGGAATTTTCCTGCTAAGTATTCGCTCTCTCAAGTAGGCAGCATTCTGTTCCATCTCTCTGTTCAGAAAGATAAGCCTGAGTTGCCtcccagttctctctctcttttgcaacATCATTATCTGAGACTCATGCTTCCCATCAGGAACCATAATACCTCTTTTATTAAGTCACATCCCCTAGCCAGGATGTCTAAACCAATGATTATTTCTTCCATTCCGTCAGcatatttttagtgttttcttgGTTTAAAGTTAGGTTCTTTGGCTCTAGCAAAGTTAAGCTTCGGAGCAGTGGTTTCAGAGGAGAGTTTTATAGCTGAATATGGGAAGACTTAGGTGCCATCGGGTCAGTTTGAATCAGACTCAGGTTCGTTTTATCCCAAATCACAGTTTTTCAGGCTAACCTTATTTTGATTACAGTTAAAATTTGAGTGTTTGCTGCATGTCATTTACAGTGCTAAACACTCTGTGTGTGGTAGCTTTATGTATTCCTTAAAACAACTCTAGAAAGTAGATGCTGTTTTCTTtggtttacagatgaggaaatggaggctttaaaaggttaaaataatATGGTTGGGAATTACCAGAACTCACACTCATGTCTCTCCAACTCCAAAGCCCTTCTCCTCTCCTTTGTAAGTAAAGAGTAGCTGGGAGGAAAGTCAGGACGGGGCTGCAAGTGTTGAAGTTAGCCTTCAAAGACTGAAATGCAAACAGTAGTGTCATTGCTAGATTGCAGGTAATTGTCAGCAGCTGCCATCCAgaattgtgttgttttgttttttaaaaggctaGCCAAGTgcagcagtgggagtggagaaggaacaaagaaatctgtaactggttgtaaTCAATTAGTTTTtaacaccactgcactcggaccaACCCCTCCAGAGTTTTGGAGGTGTCTTTAAGGAGAAGAACTTAGATTTTTCTAGTTTGGATGTCCCCAACCGTAAGACCCAGTTGCCTGGGATCGTCCTGGTTATACCATTTCCTGACCGTTATTAATAGTGCCTTACTCACTTTTAAAAGTATTGTGGTTTGGATAATTATATGGCCCACCATCCATAATCCTTCCTGAGTTATCTTCAGATTAACATAGAGACTGGTGTTTCATTGTAACTAGCACTAATAGAAGTTGGTCTGTTTTTATTCACTTTCTTTGCTACCATGCCAATTTATACATTTCAAGTTAGCTTTGGTTTTACAGTCTGTTGACCCAACTAATTTAAAGGCATGGTTTGCTTAAGTTAGCAAGATTTTCCACACTTGCTCTATCATCCTTTCTGccaaaatatttaaggtaaatgACACTTTACCCCTGTGTACTTTGGTAGCTGAAATAAGCTCATAAGTTTTTATAAACCTATTCTGAAACCTAATCAGTATAGCAGAGGAACCTTTTGCAGCATGAATCATCACCCCTAGCATAATTTGGTTTTCACTTATCAGATTATCTTAAAGTGGGGTGTACCTGTATTTGCGTACTAGTGTGATGCTGCATAGGTGTGCATAACACAGCCAGAGAGTAGTCCTAGGCTTGTGGCTTGTGGGtgttcttaaattttatattctcttctcttttggcAGTGCATGATCTGATTTTCTGGAGAGATGTGAAGAAGACTGGGTTTGTCTTCGGCACAACGCTGATCATGCTACTTTCCCTGgccgctttcagtgtcatcagtGTGGTTTCTTACCTCATCCTGGCTCTTCTCTCTGTCACCATCAGCTTCAGGGTCTACAAGTCTGTCATCCAAGCTGtacagaagtcagaagaaggcCATCCATTCAAGTGAGTTGAAGTACCATAAGTAACATTCTACTTGTGATTTTAGTGAAGGGGTTCTCTAGGGCTGATCAGGTGTAAAAATCAAACCTCACTAAAAATCAAGATTTATGGAGCATGATGAAGCTTGATTGGTGGCATGAACCATCAACTAGAGGCCTTGAGATCACCTTAAGAAGTGGCAAAGTTAGGAACCAAGAACTTTTCGACAAACTAAAGGCTCATACTTCAAGACCAAAGAGGATTCTCTAAATTCCTGAGCAGGGTAGGGAAAGCAGAACACCTACAGCAGTACTCAGATGGGGTCCCAAGTACATGTTTAAGCCCCCCCTTGAAATGCTAGGCTTGAGGCTGTGCTCTTGATGATATCAAAACTCACTGTGTTTGCTCATGGTTTTATTACTGATTTCCCTTCCTATCTCTCCTTTAGTTTTCTCAATACCAGAGGCAAGTCTTAATGAAATCAGTACGTCATGTATTTCTAGGATCCAATTTCTAGCTTTTCTGGTTGTGCTATAACTTTAACAGATGTTTTCTTCACACTTTTCCTCTTGAAAATCAGAGTCTGCAAAAAATTTGTACTTTAACATTAGCAAAtgataagttttttaaaagccctttttcaaagaaaaagagaccCTGCTGTGACTACACATAATAGGTATCTATCTGGAGCTCTGGTTGTTGTATTTTGGTGAAAATAGAAGGAATAATTTCAACTATCTGTggcattaaaaaatgtattgcaaaTTAGTTTTAACAAACTAAtagtttttgaatgaataagaaagtaaattttaCTGTCTTGCAACAAGCTCAGGAGTctaatgggttttttttcctcttttgcatGACACTATTGTGGATTTATTCGATGTTTTGTTAAGTTGTATTAATTACAACATCTAGTTTTTATAAGTTTATATttggtagtaaatattttcttaataaataggAAGGAGAAACATGcctatcatttttctgttttccccacaAGACTGTAGGCTTCTTAAGGAAAAAGAAGTCTTATCTTTCCTGATATCCCAGCACATAGCAGAGTGTCTGTGTATGCAGAAGGCACTCAGCAAATACTGTTACACATGGTTACATCTCAATTCTGGGAACAGAACCCAGATCTTTCTGTCTTCTGCAGTTTTCAACCCTATCAAATTCAATATCTCTatcctccttttttgttttataatgccTTCTTTACCAttctgaaatgaaattcatagaTAATATAATCTACAAATATAATGTCAAAAAGAGATCATAATTATAATATAAAGGGGTGATAAAATAGAAAGCCATTTATAATAAAGTAACATGTATTTTAGTCAATGTTTAATTGCTTGGACATGGCTATACCAAAAAACATAATGAAGAAGTCAGATATTTGCATCTACCTGGATAATCACCAGTACAGATGTGGTTtgccaaaatgtttttttaaaaaaaaaaaaactcagtaaagTTTTAGCATAAACAAAATTCAGTTTTAGGAATTCACAATATGTTAAAAGTGTGGAAGAAAAAAGCCTTGTTTTTGTATGTTCTGGCCCATTAATTATAAGTAAATATGTTCACCTTCATGAATATCCAATAAGCTATGAGGCACTAATACTTATGCAGAATATAGGACAATTCTTTATTGTTCATGACCGTCCCACACTTTACAGTCACTTTGCAGACACTTTGCATCATCCTTGCCTCTGCCCACTAAATGACAGtagtgtccccaccccaccccatgacAACAAAAAATGCCCCTACAGATTTCTAAAGTCCATCCTGGGAGCCAATTTCACACTCTAAAGAACTGCTATGCTAATAGAAAGTCTTCTCCTCTCATGTCAAATGTGTGACTGTTGTTTCTTCTTCTGGAAGAGCCTACCTGGATGTAGATATTACTCTGTCCTCGGAAGCCTTCCATAATTACGTGAATGCTGCCATGGTGCACATCAACAGGGCCCTGAAACTCATTATTCGTCTCTTTCTGGTGGAAGATCTGGTTGACTCCTTGAAGGTTAGTTGCTTCTGCAGCTTTTGGTGAGACTGAGAAAAAATCAGGGACTGGGTTATAATTCAGGGGAAAAACAGTACATAAGAGTTTTATCAGACAAAAATTGAACACATGCTTATTTCAGCCTGTAAAAATGGGGCTGAGTCAATACAGAGAAAAGTACTGCCTCCTGCTGGAGAACAAACATCAGAACAGGGGTGCTGTGATTGGCAGCAGTGCAGTTACAGTCTTTGGACCTAAGGGAGCTACAGAATTCTCTCACACCCCTCAGATGTATAGCACAAGTAGGGAAACCTTCATCTTGAAATCGTGTCTATGTCAGACATCACCAAATGTATGCAGACTTAATTAGCTGGAGGAAAGTGGCATCAGTCAACCTGAATTTTGTGTTGTAGTTATTTCTGCTTAACCCTCTGACTTTGGCCTCCACAGCTGGCTGT of Cynocephalus volans isolate mCynVol1 chromosome 4, mCynVol1.pri, whole genome shotgun sequence contains these proteins:
- the RTN3 gene encoding reticulon-3 isoform X2, whose protein sequence is MAEPSAATQSPSVSSSSSGAEPSATGGGGSPGACPALGAKSCGSSCAVHDLIFWRDVKKTGFVFGTTLIMLLSLAAFSVISVVSYLILALLSVTISFRVYKSVIQAVQKSEEGHPFKAYLDVDITLSSEAFHNYVNAAMVHINRALKLIIRLFLVEDLVDSLKLAVFMWLMTYVGAVFNGITLLILAELLIFSVPIIYEKYKTQIDHYVGIARDQTKSIVEKIQAKLPGIAKKKAE
- the RTN3 gene encoding reticulon-3 isoform X3; translated protein: MQIEMNPSGSIKETDSFVSSSSSQPVSLFSTSQVHDLIFWRDVKKTGFVFGTTLIMLLSLAAFSVISVVSYLILALLSVTISFRVYKSVIQAVQKSEEGHPFKAYLDVDITLSSEAFHNYVNAAMVHINRALKLIIRLFLVEDLVDSLKLAVFMWLMTYVGAVFNGITLLILAELLIFSVPIIYEKYKTQIDHYVGIARDQTKSIVEKIQAKLPGIAKKKAE